ATATCCGTACTTCCTCGGTCCGGCCGTCGCGGGAGCCGGCTACGTCCTCTTCCTGCTGATTCAGTCGCCGTACGAGGGAGCGAAGGGCAACGCGCCCGCTTCGGTCGTGCTCGAACACGGAGATACGTACGCGGTGGGCATCAAAATGTTCAGCGACCATCTGCTGCAATTTGAAATCGTGGGCATCTTTCTGCTGGGCGCCATCATCGGGGCGATCGTGCTGGCAAAGACGCCCAAGCCGATGCCCAAGCCGATGGATGGAAGCGAGAGGCGAAGCAATCGCTAGGGGTCTGGAGCGAGGCATGGTTCCATTGAGCGCATACGTCGCCGTCAGCGCGATCCTCTTCGTCACGGGTTTGTTGGGCGTGTTGATCAGACGCAATTTCATCATCGTGCTGATGGCCGTCGAGATCATGTTGAACGCCGCCAACATCAATCTGGTCGCGTTTTCGCACTATCTGGAATCCATGGCCGGGCAATTGGTCGCGTTGTTCGTCATCGCCATCGCCGCCGGGGAGGCCGCCGTCGGGCTGGCGATCATCATCGTCGTCTTTCGCGGCAAGGTCGCGACGAACGTGGACGAAATGAACTTGTTGAAGTGGTGAACACAATGGACACGACGGATCTGCTCATCAAGCTGATTCCGGTGCTTCCCCTCTTGGCCGTCATCTCCAATGGCCTGTTCGGAAGCCGGTATTCGACCGGCGTGGCCCATCGATTGGCGTGGGGATCGGTCGGCTTGTCGTTTCTCTGCGCGATCGGCGTTTCCATCGAGGTATGGAGGACGGGGATCGTCCATGAAGTGGTCGTCTATCGATGGATCTTCGGCGGGGACCTGACGATCAACTTGGCCTACCTGGTCGATCCGTTGACCTGCGCCTGGCTGCTGGTCGTCACCGGCGTGGGGTTTCTCATCCACGTCTATTCCGTCGGATACATGCACGGAGAACCGGGGTTCACTCGCTTCTTCACCTACATGAACCTGTTCATGGTCTCCATGCTGCTGTTGGTGATGGGGAACAACTACGTGGTGTTGTTCATCGGCTGGGAAGGCGTCGGCCTCTGCTCCTATCTGCTCATCGGCTACTACTATGAGCGCGTGTCGGCGGCGAAGGCCGCGACCAAGGCCTTCGTCGTGAACCGCATCGGCGACGCGGGATTTCTCTTGGCCATCTTTCTCGTGTTCGTCAATTTCAATACGCTCGACTATACCGGCGTGTTCTCTCAAGCCGGCTCGCTTTCTCCGGAAATGGCCACGGCCATCGCCCTCTGTCTGTTGGTGGGCGCGGTGGGGAAATCGGCGCAGATTCCTCTGTACACCTGGTTGCCCGACGCGATGGAAGGCCCCACGCCGGTCAGCGCGCTGATTCACGCGGCCACGAT
This sequence is a window from Candidatus Nitrospira inopinata. Protein-coding genes within it:
- a CDS encoding NADH-quinone oxidoreductase subunit J family protein; its protein translation is MIVVFFAYFAVVSIVAAVLTVSLRNPVHCGLALLALLMHVSGLFVLLNAEFLWAVQVIVYAGAILVLYLFVLMLLNLKTDERYLHSSYPYFLGPAVAGAGYVLFLLIQSPYEGAKGNAPASVVLEHGDTYAVGIKMFSDHLLQFEIVGIFLLGAIIGAIVLAKTPKPMPKPMDGSERRSNR
- the nuoK gene encoding NADH-quinone oxidoreductase subunit NuoK, which encodes MVPLSAYVAVSAILFVTGLLGVLIRRNFIIVLMAVEIMLNAANINLVAFSHYLESMAGQLVALFVIAIAAGEAAVGLAIIIVVFRGKVATNVDEMNLLKW